In the genome of Leptospira inadai serovar Lyme str. 10, one region contains:
- a CDS encoding Rpn family recombination-promoting nuclease/putative transposase, with translation MSSDLCPLKTNASVFCRQSSATGIYVQLLGYLSEIYRNQVRTEGIHSIVIPFVFYHGERQWTLGETFLSQFKLLEGEARVLSEFIPNFK, from the coding sequence CTGTCTTCTGACCTCTGTCCTCTGAAAACGAACGCATCCGTCTTCTGTCGTCAGTCCTCTGCAACAGGCATTTATGTCCAACTGCTAGGTTATCTTTCGGAGATCTACAGGAATCAAGTAAGAACGGAGGGAATCCATTCCATCGTAATCCCATTCGTTTTTTATCATGGAGAAAGACAGTGGACGTTAGGTGAAACTTTCTTAAGCCAATTCAAACTTCTTGAAGGAGAAGCAAGAGTCTTATCCGAATTTATTCCGAACTTTAAATAG
- a CDS encoding TIGR04388 family protein — MESRFLSKNYVFLCIIFLGISTGSDRVFSQPAVPPNLNAPQFDPNVLATTYSSAASRFSNAADYDNYVLNELQYYKTAYEAALDQEITAYVNSIQTQDSFNSVQDYKNYVQDALKSQEDQALTAFTVAADIQAYAEQDAFLKQIFGADYVQTEADKASFTTQLNTALASNVDLSKPVGTQTVSEIQTQWNQAYNTNLQNGLAQYEYGLQTMTSNYQALLSQINQTDANYQANLSQINQYKQNIVGQVQSLVSNVQNYLNTENLFWVDPATKTTLTADGQNLQTFLNQIQTDITQNQPLTTIVSDLNAFLQTESSIGTGNAANYNALAYPSTPVSYANGFASIPTMSWQSGSVGYNDVGLSKELQSYLDGSITQSQFISWLNGGIGNGLNLGLSGGIQVYQIQTADLQAFNNNGGYCNDIFGCGIPGLFGGWTVLPFLNLNAVYSQAGANFVNYIENDVVGWGGLGGTVAHVSTENDVHILLSYKTYDPNAAQNASEWNSLVAQLNSFSANITNNVLPAISNWEIQANQYQSQYNAFLAQKQQTIANAQANFTAGVQALQSQEASWYINMDNLKKNAAGEFAQASINASNLNAADLFTALPSATSNTGVGSVLDQINSRFQNLAFSLPSSNTNLPDNSALQTVSTSLTQGITAAENVSLLSAANTALLNSRMSYIDGMVANLSSQLTFTDSGLGQLLKANGDTIYTGKAGKDGNQYIADIDGNMKRDANGNGITLQSFINSTCGQGLANAACAAYTTKEYASVVANADGSITLTKNMHTGTSSLTGGDAGDSGNYRYDTTQRQFTIAAPGVVALDSQNTTVTGNMGMDSNGGSKGSLMKFTGVKSGTSLNIFDSSSVGNLVSSAFTNLQDYMSGANLQKMAQEMTGGLGYIDKQDSMLLSAAQTDAQNKAQTASLIADYAKNVLLGGVSTGDWVKGQVKSATQSLIATALSNTFDLSPEAASFLAGAWQDKIAAKNAQHSINNSFTNVGTLVATGGMSLVAGAELKITSNIPGLSGISKAIMDVSYPGQEADIQKYKNDKFQAYGLAVTEFGKMNGWDPTVIQQFSQYAVDAMRNKSAKQELGMTGPALSLGRIGNELNTMAASLEGPLAEGMGALTHAISTGLAGLHVISGSKAEDFNDATRIAINDIKLKGNKDAVTQYKADQVSSAGFVVQQYGKANGWSQAQIDQYAKMAEQFVQRQQGKQELNRDKLLLDAANLATGGLLEADQQLLHGGLESTVAKFAGGVMKTLGDLGHDLGVISASDNKSIYKQSSDFQHTIDLSKAKGEANTGNVSLSQQIKQATRDKVFDAIGEMLSPNFGGADPHAIGQLLEQYENQQTARKNAANQRLEDAAQGVAIVTAAIITGLSGGAGAPLLEAATALSTGAAVTADGAMMLTAVGANIATQTYVGSRVGGTNGAVAGFANGIISAATMATETPVSGYVSYTPHQNANIITGQQEVAGGWGGGVTGAIQKVGGTQYGLNGGFSFTPGSGLNLNVNVNLPSTNGSYVGVSYNASNGSHSGNGGFTFAKSGSNNLGLNVSASDTGVVNVGANLSNEQKGWSSLGGAFLNFSNTGDITFSNQFRGANT; from the coding sequence ATGGAATCGAGATTTCTATCGAAGAACTATGTCTTTCTTTGTATTATTTTCCTAGGAATTTCCACCGGTTCCGATCGGGTCTTTTCCCAGCCCGCTGTTCCTCCCAATCTGAACGCACCCCAGTTTGATCCGAACGTTCTGGCGACGACATATTCCTCCGCCGCGAGCCGGTTTTCGAACGCCGCCGACTACGATAATTACGTCCTCAACGAATTACAATATTATAAAACGGCATACGAGGCAGCTCTGGACCAGGAGATCACCGCTTACGTGAATTCCATCCAGACCCAGGACAGTTTTAATAGCGTTCAAGACTACAAAAACTATGTTCAGGACGCCTTGAAGTCCCAGGAGGATCAGGCCTTGACCGCGTTTACGGTTGCGGCGGATATCCAGGCCTACGCCGAACAGGATGCTTTTTTGAAACAGATTTTCGGCGCCGACTATGTGCAAACGGAGGCGGATAAGGCGAGCTTTACGACTCAATTGAATACCGCTTTGGCGTCGAACGTGGATTTGTCGAAACCGGTGGGAACTCAGACCGTTTCGGAAATCCAAACCCAGTGGAACCAGGCGTACAATACGAATTTGCAGAACGGACTGGCTCAGTACGAGTACGGTCTGCAAACCATGACGAGCAATTACCAGGCTTTGCTGAGTCAGATCAATCAAACGGACGCGAATTACCAGGCGAATCTATCCCAAATCAATCAGTACAAACAGAATATCGTGGGTCAGGTTCAATCCTTGGTTTCGAATGTTCAAAATTACTTAAATACGGAAAATTTATTTTGGGTGGATCCAGCGACTAAAACGACTCTGACGGCGGATGGCCAGAATTTACAGACCTTTTTAAATCAGATCCAAACCGATATCACCCAAAACCAACCTCTAACTACGATCGTAAGCGACCTGAATGCCTTTTTGCAAACCGAGAGCTCGATTGGGACCGGTAATGCAGCAAATTATAATGCGTTGGCTTATCCATCGACTCCCGTCAGTTATGCAAATGGCTTTGCAAGTATCCCTACAATGTCGTGGCAATCTGGCTCTGTCGGATACAATGATGTCGGCTTGTCAAAAGAACTTCAATCTTATCTAGACGGAAGTATTACACAATCACAGTTTATTTCCTGGTTAAACGGCGGAATCGGGAATGGTTTAAATTTAGGTTTGAGCGGAGGAATTCAGGTGTATCAAATTCAAACTGCCGATTTGCAAGCTTTCAATAATAATGGAGGATACTGCAATGATATTTTCGGCTGTGGAATTCCAGGATTATTTGGGGGGTGGACTGTTCTACCGTTTTTGAATCTGAATGCTGTATATAGCCAAGCAGGTGCAAATTTCGTGAATTATATTGAAAACGATGTGGTCGGCTGGGGAGGACTTGGCGGGACGGTGGCTCACGTTTCGACAGAAAATGACGTACACATTCTTTTATCCTACAAAACTTACGATCCGAATGCAGCCCAGAACGCCAGTGAATGGAATTCGTTAGTTGCCCAACTCAATTCGTTTTCTGCCAATATCACCAATAACGTACTCCCTGCGATTTCGAATTGGGAGATCCAGGCCAATCAATACCAGTCTCAGTACAATGCGTTTTTAGCGCAAAAACAACAAACCATCGCTAACGCCCAGGCCAATTTTACGGCCGGGGTGCAGGCGTTGCAATCCCAGGAAGCATCTTGGTATATCAATATGGATAACCTGAAAAAGAACGCTGCGGGGGAATTTGCACAGGCATCGATAAATGCAAGTAATCTAAATGCAGCCGATCTGTTTACGGCGTTACCATCGGCCACCTCCAATACGGGAGTGGGGAGCGTCCTCGACCAAATCAATTCTAGGTTTCAGAATTTAGCGTTTTCCTTACCTAGCTCGAATACAAATCTACCGGATAACTCCGCCTTACAAACTGTGTCGACGTCGTTGACTCAAGGGATCACCGCAGCGGAGAACGTGTCCTTGTTAAGCGCAGCGAATACGGCGTTGCTGAATAGTAGAATGAGCTATATAGACGGAATGGTAGCGAATCTATCGAGTCAGTTAACGTTTACGGATAGCGGACTTGGTCAATTACTAAAAGCGAATGGAGATACGATCTATACAGGTAAGGCTGGAAAAGACGGAAACCAATACATAGCGGATATAGACGGAAATATGAAGCGGGATGCGAACGGAAACGGGATCACGTTGCAGAGTTTTATCAACTCGACTTGCGGGCAAGGACTTGCGAACGCGGCTTGCGCAGCGTATACGACGAAGGAATACGCGAGCGTGGTTGCGAATGCAGATGGGTCGATCACACTCACGAAGAATATGCATACGGGGACGTCATCACTGACCGGCGGAGATGCGGGCGACTCAGGTAATTATAGATACGATACGACACAAAGACAGTTTACGATTGCGGCTCCTGGAGTGGTTGCCTTGGATTCCCAGAATACTACCGTAACCGGGAATATGGGAATGGATTCTAATGGGGGCTCAAAGGGCAGCCTCATGAAATTTACCGGGGTTAAGTCCGGTACTTCGCTGAACATATTCGATTCCTCATCCGTGGGAAATCTGGTGAGTTCCGCCTTTACGAATCTGCAAGATTATATGAGCGGGGCCAATTTACAAAAAATGGCGCAAGAAATGACAGGCGGACTCGGGTATATAGACAAACAGGACTCGATGCTGCTCTCGGCTGCACAAACAGACGCACAAAACAAAGCGCAAACAGCGTCCTTAATCGCAGATTATGCGAAGAACGTATTACTAGGCGGAGTGAGTACGGGAGATTGGGTGAAAGGGCAAGTCAAGTCAGCGACCCAGAGCTTGATAGCGACAGCACTCTCGAATACATTCGATTTATCACCTGAGGCTGCGTCATTTTTAGCAGGAGCCTGGCAGGATAAGATAGCAGCTAAGAACGCACAGCATTCGATTAATAATTCGTTTACAAACGTAGGGACTCTCGTGGCTACGGGAGGCATGAGCCTAGTCGCGGGCGCTGAGCTAAAGATCACGAGCAATATCCCTGGACTGAGTGGGATCTCAAAGGCAATTATGGATGTATCGTATCCGGGACAAGAAGCGGATATCCAGAAATATAAGAACGATAAATTCCAGGCGTATGGACTCGCAGTTACAGAGTTCGGGAAGATGAACGGCTGGGATCCGACAGTGATCCAACAATTCTCACAATACGCCGTGGATGCGATGAGAAACAAATCAGCGAAGCAGGAACTAGGGATGACGGGACCTGCCTTGTCATTAGGAAGAATCGGAAACGAACTGAACACGATGGCAGCCTCCCTCGAAGGACCTCTTGCGGAGGGAATGGGAGCTTTGACCCATGCTATCTCTACGGGGCTAGCAGGATTACACGTAATCTCGGGATCTAAGGCAGAAGACTTTAACGATGCTACTAGAATCGCAATCAATGATATCAAGCTAAAGGGCAATAAGGATGCAGTGACTCAGTACAAGGCAGACCAGGTGAGTAGCGCGGGGTTTGTAGTACAGCAGTACGGCAAGGCCAATGGCTGGTCCCAGGCTCAAATCGATCAGTATGCTAAGATGGCTGAACAGTTTGTGCAAAGACAACAAGGAAAGCAAGAACTGAATCGGGACAAACTGCTGCTAGATGCTGCAAACTTAGCCACCGGAGGCTTACTCGAAGCCGACCAACAGCTATTGCACGGTGGACTCGAGAGTACGGTTGCTAAGTTTGCCGGCGGAGTGATGAAGACACTGGGAGATCTAGGCCACGACTTAGGTGTAATATCCGCAAGCGATAATAAAAGCATCTACAAACAATCATCAGACTTTCAACATACGATCGACCTTTCGAAAGCGAAGGGAGAGGCAAATACCGGGAATGTAAGCTTGAGCCAACAAATCAAGCAGGCTACGAGAGACAAGGTATTTGATGCGATCGGTGAGATGCTATCTCCCAATTTTGGAGGAGCAGACCCTCATGCGATCGGACAATTACTAGAACAGTACGAGAACCAGCAAACCGCTAGGAAGAATGCAGCGAACCAGAGACTGGAAGATGCAGCACAAGGAGTGGCGATTGTAACTGCTGCAATCATCACAGGACTCTCGGGAGGAGCGGGAGCTCCATTACTCGAGGCGGCCACTGCCCTCTCCACCGGAGCAGCAGTCACGGCAGATGGCGCAATGATGCTAACGGCAGTAGGGGCCAATATAGCAACCCAAACGTATGTGGGAAGTAGAGTTGGAGGGACGAACGGAGCGGTAGCAGGATTTGCGAATGGAATCATCAGCGCAGCCACGATGGCGACAGAAACTCCGGTATCGGGATATGTAAGCTATACACCTCACCAAAACGCAAATATCATAACCGGTCAACAGGAAGTGGCCGGGGGCTGGGGAGGTGGAGTAACGGGAGCGATACAGAAGGTGGGAGGAACTCAGTATGGACTGAATGGAGGCTTCTCATTTACTCCAGGAAGTGGATTAAACCTAAACGTGAATGTAAACCTTCCGAGTACCAATGGATCGTACGTTGGAGTTAGTTATAATGCTAGTAATGGAAGCCATTCAGGAAACGGAGGCTTTACCTTTGCAAAATCAGGAAGTAATAATTTAGGACTGAACGTATCAGCGAGCGATACGGGTGTAGTAAACGTAGGTGCTAACTTAAGTAATGAACAAAAAGGTTGGAGTAGTCTTGGCGGAGCATTCTTAAACTTCTCGAATACGGGAGACATTACGTTTAGTAATCAGTTTAGAGGTGCAAACACGTAA